A part of Streptomyces sp. NBC_00557 genomic DNA contains:
- a CDS encoding penicillin-binding transpeptidase domain-containing protein → MGRYIRHACAFCTLLLAALLANAARVQVVQSGVYDGNPYNRRAEIARYGRPRGDILVGGEPVTGSVDTGEQLRYERTYKNGPLYAPVTGFSSQSYGTTFLEHSGDGVLSGRDPMLSPLPLWQDVTRSASPAGNVVTTLNRAAQEAAYRGLAGRKGAVAAIEPTTGRVLVLVSSPSYDPGELSGNGEAVASAWARLNHDPEKPMLNRAVRQTYPPGSTFKVVTAAAALDAGVVTDVDARTGSPDPYRLPGTRTRLTNEADGCGDASLRSAFEWSCNTVFAKLGVDVGVKDMVATAEAFGFNDTRLRIPFWVARSTFDPRVDQAQLALSSIGQYNTRATPLQMAMVAAAVADRGQLRTPYLVERTTRRNGETVAGSGPHPVRQVMNPSTAERLRELMADVVREGTGTRAAIRGALVGGKTGTAQHGVGNSGVPYAWFVSWAQADDSLEPQVAVAVVVEDASANRGEISGGGDAAPIARDVMRAVLGR, encoded by the coding sequence ATGGGCCGGTACATCCGGCACGCCTGCGCGTTCTGCACACTCCTGCTGGCGGCGCTGCTGGCCAACGCGGCCCGGGTGCAGGTGGTGCAGTCGGGGGTGTACGACGGCAACCCGTACAACCGGCGCGCCGAGATCGCCCGTTACGGCCGGCCGCGCGGCGACATCCTCGTCGGCGGCGAGCCGGTCACCGGCTCCGTGGACACCGGAGAGCAGCTGCGCTACGAACGCACCTACAAGAACGGCCCGTTGTACGCGCCGGTCACCGGCTTCTCCTCGCAGTCGTACGGCACGACGTTCCTGGAGCACTCCGGGGACGGGGTGCTCTCCGGCAGGGACCCGATGCTGTCGCCGCTGCCGCTGTGGCAGGACGTGACCCGCAGCGCGAGCCCGGCCGGGAACGTCGTCACCACGCTGAACCGGGCCGCGCAGGAGGCGGCGTACCGGGGACTCGCCGGGCGCAAGGGCGCGGTGGCCGCGATCGAGCCGACGACGGGCCGCGTGCTGGTGCTGGTGTCGAGTCCGTCGTACGACCCCGGGGAGCTGTCCGGCAACGGCGAGGCGGTGGCGTCGGCGTGGGCGCGGCTCAACCACGACCCGGAGAAGCCGATGCTCAACCGGGCGGTGCGGCAGACCTATCCGCCGGGTTCCACGTTCAAGGTGGTCACCGCGGCGGCGGCGCTGGACGCGGGCGTGGTCACCGATGTGGACGCGCGCACCGGCTCTCCCGACCCCTACCGGCTGCCGGGCACCAGGACCCGGCTGACCAACGAGGCCGACGGCTGCGGGGACGCCTCGCTGCGGTCGGCCTTCGAGTGGTCCTGCAACACGGTGTTCGCCAAGCTCGGCGTGGACGTCGGGGTGAAGGACATGGTGGCCACGGCGGAGGCGTTCGGGTTCAACGACACCCGGCTGCGCATCCCCTTCTGGGTGGCGCGGAGCACCTTCGACCCGCGCGTCGACCAGGCGCAGCTGGCGCTGTCGTCGATCGGGCAGTACAACACGCGGGCCACGCCCCTGCAGATGGCGATGGTGGCGGCGGCCGTCGCCGACCGGGGGCAGCTGCGGACGCCGTACCTGGTGGAGCGGACGACCCGGAGGAACGGCGAGACGGTCGCCGGGAGCGGGCCGCATCCGGTGCGGCAGGTGATGAACCCCTCGACGGCCGAGCGTCTGAGGGAGCTGATGGCCGACGTGGTCCGGGAGGGCACCGGCACCCGGGCGGCCATCCGCGGCGCCCTGGTCGGCGGCAAGACCGGCACCGCGCAGCACGGGGTCGGCAACTCCGGTGTGCCGTACGCCTGGTTCGTGTCCTGGGCGCAGGCCGACGACAGTCTGGAGCCGCAGGTGGCGGTCGCGGTGGTGGTGGAGGACGCGTCGGCGAACCGGGGCGAGATCAGCGGCGGCGGCGACGCGGCGCCGATCGCGCGGGACGTGATGCGGGCGGTCCTGGGCCGGTGA